A portion of the Equus quagga isolate Etosha38 chromosome 17, UCLA_HA_Equagga_1.0, whole genome shotgun sequence genome contains these proteins:
- the LOC124229345 gene encoding olfactory receptor 4B1: MASTNNVTELIFTGLFRDPDVQRVCFVAFLIVYLATVVGNGLIVLTVSISKSLNSPMYFFLSQLSLVEISYSSTVVPKFITDLLAKIKTISLEGCLAQIFFFHFFGVTEILLLVVMAYDRYVAICKPLHYMNIMSHQVCQVLVAGSWLGGFVHSIIQILITIQLPFCGPNVIDHYFCDLQPLFKLTCTDTFVEGVIVLANSGLIALCSFLILVTSYIVILINVRNHPAEGKRKALSTCASHITVVILFFGPAIFLYMRPSSTFTEDKLVAVFYTVITPMLNPIIYTLRNAEVKMAMRRLRGKKENVGME, translated from the coding sequence ATGGCCAGTACAAATAACGTGACTGAGTTAATATTCACTGGCCTTTTCCGGGATCCAGATGTGCAGAGAGTGTGTtttgtggcatttctcattgtgTACTTGGCCACAGTGGTGGGCAATGGCCTCATCGTTCTGACGGTTAGCATCAGCAAAAGTCTCAATtcccccatgtacttcttcctaaGCCAGCTGTCTCTGGTGGAGATCAGTTACTCCTCTACGGTTGTCCCTAAATTCATCACAGACTTACTTGCCAAGATTAAAACCATCTCCCTGGAGGGCTGTCTGGCTCAGATAttcttcttccacttctttgGAGTCACTGAGATCCTCCTGCTTGtggtgatggcctatgaccgctatgtggccatctgcaagcctcTTCATTATATGAACATTATGAGCCACCAAGTGTGTCAAGTACTGGTGGCTGGTTCCTGGCTGGGAGGCTTTGTTCACTCCATAATTCAGATTCTCATCACCATCCAATTGCCCTTCTGTGGTCCCAATGTGATTGACCACTACTTCTGTGATCTCCAGCCATTGTTCAAGCTTACCTGCACTGACACTTTTGTGGAGGGGGTTATTGTGTTGGCCAATAGTGGCTTAATTGCTTTGTGCTCCTTCCTCATCTTGGTGACATCCTATATTGTCATCCTGATCAACGTGAGGAACCATCCTGCAGAGGGAAAGCGCAAAGCGCTCTCTACCTGTGCCTCTCACATCACAGTGGTCATCTTGTTCTTCGGacctgccatcttcctctacatgcGACCCTCCTCCACCTTCACTGAGGACAAACTAGTGGCTGTGTTCTATACTGTCATCACCCCAATGCTGAACCCCATCATCTACACACTCAGAAATGCTGAGGTGAAAATGGCCATGAGGAGGTTGAGGGGCAAAAAGGAAAACGTAGGGATGGagtga